In the Enterococcus rotai genome, CAATAACTTCTGAAACGGTCGACATCCCCACCGCATCTGCTCCCATTACACGAGACATACGAATTTCAGCAGGTGTTTCGTAAGTTGGTCCAGAAAAACCCATATAGACACCTTCCTGCAATGGTACATTTTGCGCTTTCGCTACTTTTCTTGCTACCTCAGCATACTCTGGTGTATAGGCATGACTCATATCTGGGAAACGCGGACCCATTTCATCCTCATTTTCACCAATCAACGGATTATCGAAAGTAAAGTTGATATGATCTGTAATCAACATCAAATTCCCTGGTGTAAAGTTCTCATTCACTCCACCAGCAGCGTTTGTTACAATAATAGAATGCGCTCCGATCGCTGCCATCATACGGACTGGATACGTCACAGTTTGCATTGAATGACCTTCATAATAGTGGAAACGCCCTTGCATTGCTAACACTTTTTTTCCTGAAAGTGTACCATAAACTAGTTTACCTGCATGGCCAACAACGGCAGAAACAGCAAAATGGGGAATTTCAGAAAACGGGATAGCAATCGCATCTTCTATTTCATCTGCTAATTCGCCTAATCCTGAACCTAAGATCAAACCAAATTCTACTTCCTTAATTCCTTTTTCTTTTAAAAAACTAGTTGTCTCTTTTAACATTTCACTTAGTTTTGTCATCATTTTTCTCCTATACCAGTTTATTTAAGAAGCTTTCGCCATTTTCAGTTTTTGGAACAGCAAAGTTTTCAGCCACCGTTGCTGAGATATCTGCATAATGACCTTGGGGTAAGCTTCCTTGGCCATTCATTTTCTTGCTGTAAACTAATAATGGAACATACTCTCTAGTGTGGTCAGTCCCAGGGAATGTTGGATCGTTTCCGTGGTCAGCTGTAATCATTAATAAATCGTCTTCTTCCATTGCATCAATGATTTCAGGAAGTCTTAAATCAAATGCTTCGATTGCATGGGCGTATCCTACTACATCACGGCGATGACCATATAACGCATCAAAATCAACTAAGTTTGTAAAACTCAAGCCTTCAAAATCGCGTTTCATTACGTTAAGCAATTGATCGACACCGTCCATATTACTTTTCGTACGAACAGAGTCTGTGATCCCTTGACCGTTGAAAATATCATTGATTTTTCCAACAGCAATCACTTCTTTCCCATTATCTTTCAAGGAATCTAGGACTGTTTGACCAAATGGATCTAGGGCATAATCATGGCGATTACTTGTTCTAGTAAAATTACCTGGTTCGCCAAGATAAGGACGAGCAATAATACGGCCAATCATATAAGGCTCGTCTTTGGTAATATCACGAACATACTGACAAATACGATACAATTCTTCCAAAGGAATGATCTCTTCGTGAGCTGCGATTTGCAAGACTGGATCAGCTGATGTGTAAACAATCAAATCACCTGTTTCCATTTGATGTGGACCAAAATCGTCGATCACGGCTGTTCCGCTGTATGGTTTATTACAAACAATTTTACGACCTGAAAATTCTTCGATTTGTTTTAATAATTCTTCTGGAAATCCATCTGGAAATACACGGAAAGGTTTTTGAATATTCAAACCCATGATCTCCCAGTGCCCTGTCATCGTATCTTTCCCTACTGAAATTTCTTCTAATTTTGTTGCGTAGCCTTTGTGATCCGCAACAGCTTCTACATTATGCAAAGGCGCGATCGTTCCTAGACCTAGATTTTCTAAATTTGGAATCGTCAAACCGGCTTCTTTTGCGATATGACCTAACGTATCGCTACCGACATCACCAAATTTTTCAGCATCAGGCGCTTCCCCGATCCCAACTGAATCCATTACTACTAAATGCACACGTTTAAACATAACCATCCTTCTTTCTTTTATTTTGGTTTAAAGCTTTACCTGTTCATTCTGTAAAACTAGTCTGGTAATTATTATAAAAAGGGCATGACTTAAGATAACTTCCCATAGCCCGCCCTTTTATACTTAATTTATTTATTTTGATTTGATATAATTCTTCCCAATAGCTTTTGGACCAGATGCTTTTCCTAAGAAAACGACCAATACGATAATGGTCAACACATAAGGTGCCGCTTGTAAATAAACGGCTGGGATTGATGAAATCACTGGTAAGTTTGAGCCAGCAATACTAATATTCTGAGCAAAGCCGAAGAATAATGCCGCGCCCATCGCACCTAGTGGATTCCATTTACCAAAAATCATCGCTGCCATCGAAATAAATCCTTGTCCAGCAATCGTTGTAACGGCAAAACGTCCAGCAATTGTTTGAGCAAAAACGGCTCCCCCGATTCCACCTAAAAATCCAGAAATCAAAACGCCAGCATAACGCATTAGATAAACATTAATTCCAAGAGTATCTGCTGCTTGTGGATTTTCACCGACTGAACGAAGACGCAAACCAAAGCGCGTTTTGAACAACACAAACCAAGACAAAATTGCGACTAAGATTGCCACAAAAGCTGGCAAGGTCGTTTGTTTAAAGAATAGATCACCTAGAATCGGAATATCTTTCAAAATAGGGAATGAAAAGTACCCAAATGATTCTGTAATTGTATCCGTTTGACCTTTTCCGTAAATCACTTTGATCAAGAAAATCCCTAAAGCCGGAGCCATCAAATTGACTACGGTTCCGCTGATGATATGATCGGCTCTTAGATTGATCGTTGCAACTGCATGCAATAGCGAGAATAACATCCCGACTACACCACCAACTAAACAAGCAAGCCAAGGTGTTGCTGCACCAAACGTTTCAGCAAATGTTAAGTTAAATACCACCGAACTGAAAGCACCCATAACCATAATACCTTCAAGACCTACGTTTACAATACCACTACGTTCAGAAAATGTCCCGCCCAAAGCCGTAAAGACCAAAGGAGTGGAATAAACCAACGTTTGTGTAATAATCGGCGCTAATACAGCGATTAATGCAATATTCATTAGATTTTTCCTCCTTCTTGACTTGTCGGATCTGATTTTCCAACTAATTCTTCAACCACGGCTACTTCTTTTTTGTTACCTGAAGCTTTTGCCAATAAGAAGCGAATCAAATAGCTGATTGCGACAAAGAAAATGATCGC is a window encoding:
- a CDS encoding purine-nucleoside phosphorylase, with protein sequence MTKLSEMLKETTSFLKEKGIKEVEFGLILGSGLGELADEIEDAIAIPFSEIPHFAVSAVVGHAGKLVYGTLSGKKVLAMQGRFHYYEGHSMQTVTYPVRMMAAIGAHSIIVTNAAGGVNENFTPGNLMLITDHINFTFDNPLIGENEDEMGPRFPDMSHAYTPEYAEVARKVAKAQNVPLQEGVYMGFSGPTYETPAEIRMSRVMGADAVGMSTVSEVIVAAHSGLKVLGISCITNLAAGMQSSLNHAEVVETTERVKGQFKELVKAALAAL
- the deoB gene encoding phosphopentomutase, which encodes MFKRVHLVVMDSVGIGEAPDAEKFGDVGSDTLGHIAKEAGLTIPNLENLGLGTIAPLHNVEAVADHKGYATKLEEISVGKDTMTGHWEIMGLNIQKPFRVFPDGFPEELLKQIEEFSGRKIVCNKPYSGTAVIDDFGPHQMETGDLIVYTSADPVLQIAAHEEIIPLEELYRICQYVRDITKDEPYMIGRIIARPYLGEPGNFTRTSNRHDYALDPFGQTVLDSLKDNGKEVIAVGKINDIFNGQGITDSVRTKSNMDGVDQLLNVMKRDFEGLSFTNLVDFDALYGHRRDVVGYAHAIEAFDLRLPEIIDAMEEDDLLMITADHGNDPTFPGTDHTREYVPLLVYSKKMNGQGSLPQGHYADISATVAENFAVPKTENGESFLNKLV
- a CDS encoding ABC transporter permease; the protein is MNIALIAVLAPIITQTLVYSTPLVFTALGGTFSERSGIVNVGLEGIMVMGAFSSVVFNLTFAETFGAATPWLACLVGGVVGMLFSLLHAVATINLRADHIISGTVVNLMAPALGIFLIKVIYGKGQTDTITESFGYFSFPILKDIPILGDLFFKQTTLPAFVAILVAILSWFVLFKTRFGLRLRSVGENPQAADTLGINVYLMRYAGVLISGFLGGIGGAVFAQTIAGRFAVTTIAGQGFISMAAMIFGKWNPLGAMGAALFFGFAQNISIAGSNLPVISSIPAVYLQAAPYVLTIIVLVVFLGKASGPKAIGKNYIKSK